In Mangrovivirga cuniculi, the following proteins share a genomic window:
- the hflK gene encoding FtsH protease activity modulator HflK — protein sequence MTDYSDAGSRASDFLRKYSKFLILGVLVLITIVTTVKPVGTEEEGVVIFLGKYSRTVNPGLNFILPFGIEKMYKIPVQRQLKQEFGFRTKDADVRTTYSSGNFADESLMLTGDLNLADVEWVVQYRIVDSYNYLFKVKDAEDALHDMAEAAMRKIVGDRTVNEVITIGRQEIATEVENHLQKMCNEYENGIRIDQVVLQDVNPPEPVKPSFNEVNEALQEKETLINQAESDYNKVIPRARGEAQQTIEQAEAYSLNRINRAKGEAERFNSLYQEYIKAPDVTKKRIYFETMERILPTIEGKTIIDEGGSNVLPLLNLNNSSNSNK from the coding sequence ATGACCGATTATTCAGATGCAGGAAGCAGAGCGTCGGATTTCTTGAGGAAATATAGTAAATTTCTAATATTAGGTGTTCTGGTTCTTATTACAATCGTAACCACTGTTAAGCCAGTAGGGACGGAAGAGGAGGGAGTTGTCATTTTTCTGGGTAAATATTCCAGAACTGTCAACCCCGGGTTGAACTTCATATTACCGTTTGGAATAGAGAAAATGTACAAAATACCTGTACAAAGACAATTAAAACAGGAGTTTGGATTCAGAACAAAGGATGCAGATGTTAGAACAACTTATTCCTCTGGAAATTTTGCAGACGAATCATTAATGCTCACCGGAGACTTGAACCTGGCTGATGTCGAATGGGTAGTGCAATATAGAATCGTCGATTCTTATAATTACTTGTTTAAGGTGAAGGACGCTGAAGACGCATTACACGATATGGCTGAAGCAGCGATGAGAAAAATTGTTGGTGACAGAACTGTAAACGAAGTGATTACTATCGGTAGACAGGAAATTGCCACAGAAGTTGAAAATCATTTACAAAAGATGTGTAATGAATACGAAAATGGTATTCGTATAGATCAGGTGGTATTACAGGATGTTAATCCACCTGAACCAGTCAAACCTTCTTTCAACGAAGTGAATGAGGCTCTACAGGAAAAAGAAACTTTAATAAATCAGGCAGAGTCTGATTATAACAAAGTAATTCCACGAGCTCGTGGTGAAGCACAGCAAACAATTGAGCAGGCTGAAGCTTATTCATTAAACCGTATAAACAGGGCAAAAGGAGAGGCAGAAAGGTTTAATTCACTGTATCAGGAATATATAAAGGCCCCTGATGTCACAAAAAAGAGAATTTACTTTGAAACAATGGAACGGATTTTACCAACAATTGAGGGTAAAACAATTATCGATGAAGGCGGAAGTAATGTACTTCCATTATTAAATCTCAATAACTCATCAAATAGCAACAAATAA
- a CDS encoding DsbA family protein — MEKKELIYVFDPLCGWCYGFSDHIKRFSDKHKDTFDVTVLSGGMILGEQVGPIGAVAPYIAGAYKTVEEKTGVKFGKPFVDGVLKEGTMVMDSEVPARALRTMKAIKRSKSIEYAHKIQSLLYFEGQDLNKVENYKKIVEDCGLDYDDFYNRFTSREYLEKTYDEFKFAAALGVKGYPTLFMKSGETIYLMARGFIPLEEIERMVDKIENAINENN, encoded by the coding sequence ATGGAAAAGAAAGAGTTGATTTACGTATTTGATCCTTTATGCGGCTGGTGTTATGGCTTTAGTGATCATATAAAAAGGTTCTCTGATAAACACAAGGACACTTTTGATGTAACTGTTCTTAGTGGTGGGATGATACTAGGGGAACAAGTAGGCCCGATCGGTGCTGTAGCTCCATATATTGCCGGAGCATATAAAACGGTTGAAGAAAAAACCGGTGTAAAATTCGGCAAACCATTTGTAGACGGTGTTTTGAAAGAGGGAACTATGGTCATGGATTCTGAAGTACCAGCCCGGGCATTGCGAACCATGAAAGCCATTAAAAGAAGTAAAAGCATTGAATACGCTCACAAAATTCAATCTCTTCTTTATTTTGAAGGCCAAGACCTAAATAAAGTCGAGAACTACAAAAAAATAGTTGAAGACTGTGGGCTGGACTATGATGATTTCTACAATCGCTTTACCAGCCGTGAATACCTCGAAAAAACTTACGATGAATTTAAATTTGCAGCAGCTTTAGGTGTAAAAGGTTATCCGACTCTTTTTATGAAATCGGGAGAAACAATTTACCTTATGGCTCGCGGCTTTATTCCTTTAGAAGAAATAGAACGTATGGTGGATAAAATTGAAAATGCCATTAATGAAAATAATTAA
- a CDS encoding UbiA family prenyltransferase — translation MDKKLVSTLLHLRFPFSLFLSPIFLLGLFVSDEINTINSVIGFIIWHLLIYPASNGFNSYYDKDEESIGGLERPPQVNKTLLIAANILDLTALLFAYFFIGIKFFLVCLIYILISRAYSYPKIRLKKYPWLSWLVVGFFQGAWVVMSVSIINNPQIPFSELIQPKILISAVIASLMLYGSYPITQIYQHKEDSKRGDNTISLTLGIKGTFIFSSILLTLAGLGLVIFLFSRDNAGYAIWVLVCTIPVQLNLAVWFWSYKKRGEKVVNFKNTMKQNTVASLLLNACFIGLLIFRQVW, via the coding sequence ATGGATAAGAAATTAGTTTCAACTCTTTTACATCTCAGGTTTCCTTTTTCGCTCTTTCTTTCCCCCATATTTCTTCTGGGATTGTTTGTTTCTGATGAAATCAATACTATAAATAGCGTTATTGGATTTATTATCTGGCACTTGCTGATCTATCCAGCCAGTAACGGATTCAATAGTTATTACGATAAAGATGAAGAAAGTATCGGAGGACTGGAACGACCTCCACAAGTGAACAAAACTCTTTTAATTGCTGCCAATATACTTGATCTGACAGCATTACTTTTTGCTTACTTTTTTATCGGAATAAAATTCTTTTTGGTTTGCCTTATTTATATTCTTATATCAAGAGCATATAGTTACCCAAAAATCAGGTTAAAAAAATACCCCTGGCTGAGCTGGTTAGTAGTCGGGTTTTTTCAGGGTGCCTGGGTAGTGATGAGCGTAAGTATAATTAATAATCCACAAATACCTTTCTCAGAATTAATACAACCTAAAATATTAATTTCTGCAGTAATTGCTTCCCTCATGTTATATGGATCATATCCTATAACACAGATATATCAACATAAAGAAGATTCAAAAAGAGGCGACAACACAATTAGTCTGACGTTAGGTATTAAAGGCACTTTTATTTTCTCATCTATCCTCTTAACATTAGCAGGGCTAGGCCTGGTAATCTTTCTTTTCTCCAGAGACAATGCGGGGTATGCCATTTGGGTGCTCGTATGCACTATTCCGGTACAACTTAATTTGGCTGTTTGGTTTTGGAGTTATAAAAAACGGGGAGAAAAAGTGGTTAACTTTAAAAACACAATGAAGCAAAACACTGTAGCATCACTGCTATTAAATGCTTGCTTCATTGGGTTATTAATTTTCAGACAGGTCTGGTAA
- the hflC gene encoding protease modulator HflC → MKKSKIILLVIGIVVVIGLLMSTFIVKESKQAIVTQFGKPVGKPRIEPGLYFKVPFVQKVQFFDKRYLKWNGDPNQVTTKDKKYIFVDTYARWQITDPLRFFIRLRDQRSAQSRLDDILDGETRNAVASFNLLDLIRSTNRDPVVSEDYLQELDELDEISVGRARIEDMILEKANERTSDLGIKILDIRFKRMNYVDEVRDRVYDRMISERKRIADQFRSEGQGEASKIKGNKERDLAKIQSEAFEQAEIIKGKADAQATSIYASAYDRNASSRQFYSFLRGMEALEKSFDEKTNLVITTDSDLYKYLKEAN, encoded by the coding sequence ATGAAGAAGTCTAAAATAATATTATTAGTTATAGGAATAGTGGTTGTTATTGGTCTTTTAATGAGTACATTCATCGTAAAAGAGTCAAAACAAGCCATTGTTACCCAATTTGGAAAACCAGTTGGAAAACCAAGAATAGAGCCTGGTTTATATTTTAAAGTGCCATTCGTACAAAAAGTACAATTCTTTGACAAACGATATTTAAAGTGGAATGGCGACCCAAACCAAGTTACAACAAAAGATAAGAAATACATTTTTGTAGATACTTATGCAAGATGGCAGATCACTGATCCGTTAAGGTTTTTTATTCGTTTGCGAGATCAAAGGTCTGCTCAATCAAGGTTAGATGATATACTGGATGGTGAGACAAGAAATGCTGTAGCCAGTTTTAATCTTTTGGATCTTATCAGGTCAACAAACAGAGATCCGGTTGTATCAGAAGACTATCTGCAGGAGTTGGATGAATTGGATGAGATATCAGTTGGAAGAGCCCGAATTGAAGATATGATTCTTGAAAAAGCGAATGAACGGACATCTGATCTGGGAATCAAAATTCTTGATATTCGATTTAAAAGGATGAATTATGTTGATGAAGTTCGTGATCGCGTTTATGACAGGATGATTAGTGAGCGAAAAAGAATTGCTGATCAATTCAGGTCTGAAGGTCAGGGTGAAGCCAGTAAGATTAAAGGTAATAAAGAACGGGACCTGGCAAAGATCCAATCGGAAGCATTTGAACAAGCAGAAATCATAAAAGGTAAGGCAGATGCTCAGGCAACTTCTATCTACGCATCGGCATATGATAGAAATGCATCTTCCAGACAGTTTTATTCTTTTCTTAGAGGAATGGAAGCACTGGAAAAATCCTTTGACGAAAAGACGAATCTTGTAATCACCACAGATAGCGATCTGTATAAATATTTAAAAGAAGCAAATTAA
- a CDS encoding AMP-dependent synthetase/ligase, translating to MNQPQRVFDVLYFQQVHYPKDVAVANIHNGKIDAWSTEDLIRECRRFALRLLQDGLKKDTKIGIISNNCREWNVVDFGSQHIGAVSVPVYPTITAEDYAYIFGEAEVSIVFCEDKELADKASEGLEQAGINAEVICFLKDQGYKYFYDYLNELELTDQLVEELESNISAVSPEDLLTIIYTSGTTGKPKGVMLSHGNILSNLIGVSKIFPKVLPSYQSKALSFLPLCHIFERTASGMYFYMGVSIYYAESIDTIGEDLKLIKPHLFTTVPRLLEKVYQKIVSKGRELSGIKKSLFFWAVNLADEYKTNGNSSFYKFKLKIARKIIFSKWQEALGNEIVFIVSGAAALQSKIARAFWAADMPILEAYGQTETSPGVSFSLYDDPKIGCVGPPLDKVDVKIADDGEVLVKGPNVMKGYYKQPELTAKTFNDDGWLMTGDIGEMVDGKYLKITDRKKEMFKTSGGKYIAPQVIENALKESPFIEHCMVIGEGERFPGAIIHPDFDTLTNYAQSHNISFESNYDLIEKPEIKELMTKAVEKTNERFAQFEKIKKHALVPDVWGIESGELTPTLKLKRKVLHERYENLIKEIYKEESD from the coding sequence ATGAATCAACCTCAGAGAGTTTTCGATGTTTTATACTTTCAACAAGTACATTATCCCAAGGATGTAGCGGTAGCAAATATTCATAACGGTAAAATTGATGCCTGGTCGACTGAAGACCTAATTAGAGAATGCCGAAGATTCGCCTTGAGGTTGCTCCAGGATGGATTGAAAAAAGACACTAAAATTGGAATTATAAGTAATAATTGTAGAGAATGGAATGTTGTGGATTTTGGTTCTCAGCATATCGGAGCAGTGAGTGTTCCTGTTTATCCTACTATTACTGCTGAAGACTATGCTTACATTTTCGGCGAAGCTGAGGTATCAATTGTTTTTTGCGAAGATAAAGAACTAGCAGATAAGGCAAGTGAAGGCTTAGAGCAGGCAGGTATCAATGCAGAAGTTATTTGCTTCTTAAAAGATCAGGGTTATAAGTATTTCTATGATTATCTGAATGAATTAGAATTAACTGACCAGTTAGTCGAGGAGTTGGAAAGCAACATCTCTGCAGTAAGTCCTGAAGATTTATTAACGATTATTTATACTTCAGGAACCACCGGAAAGCCTAAAGGAGTAATGCTCAGTCATGGCAACATTTTAAGTAACCTTATCGGTGTATCAAAAATATTTCCGAAAGTCCTTCCATCATATCAGTCTAAAGCCCTAAGCTTTTTACCACTATGCCACATTTTTGAGCGGACAGCCTCCGGGATGTATTTTTATATGGGGGTTTCAATTTATTATGCTGAATCGATTGATACAATTGGTGAAGACCTTAAATTGATCAAGCCACATTTATTTACCACTGTTCCCCGATTACTCGAAAAGGTATATCAAAAAATTGTCTCTAAAGGACGAGAGCTGTCCGGAATTAAAAAGTCCTTATTCTTCTGGGCAGTTAATTTAGCTGATGAATATAAAACAAACGGCAATAGCTCTTTCTATAAGTTTAAGCTAAAAATCGCCAGGAAAATTATTTTTTCTAAATGGCAGGAAGCGCTTGGAAATGAAATTGTATTTATCGTATCAGGTGCTGCAGCCCTTCAATCAAAAATTGCCAGAGCGTTTTGGGCGGCCGATATGCCAATACTTGAAGCGTATGGACAAACAGAAACCTCCCCTGGCGTGAGTTTTAGTCTATACGATGATCCAAAAATCGGTTGTGTAGGACCTCCTCTTGATAAAGTTGATGTTAAAATTGCCGATGATGGAGAGGTTCTGGTAAAAGGACCTAATGTAATGAAGGGTTATTATAAGCAACCTGAGCTGACGGCAAAGACTTTTAATGACGATGGTTGGTTAATGACCGGTGATATTGGCGAAATGGTTGATGGAAAGTACCTTAAAATAACGGACCGTAAAAAGGAAATGTTTAAAACGTCAGGAGGCAAATATATTGCTCCGCAGGTAATTGAGAATGCATTGAAAGAATCTCCATTTATTGAACACTGTATGGTAATAGGAGAAGGCGAAAGGTTTCCGGGAGCTATTATTCACCCTGATTTTGACACATTAACTAACTACGCACAATCTCATAATATTAGTTTTGAATCTAATTATGATCTGATTGAGAAGCCCGAAATCAAGGAATTAATGACAAAGGCTGTTGAAAAGACTAACGAAAGGTTTGCTCAATTTGAAAAAATAAAGAAACATGCTCTCGTTCCCGACGTTTGGGGAATTGAGTCAGGAGAACTTACTCCAACATTAAAATTAAAGAGAAAAGTTCTTCATGAAAGATATGAAAATCTAATCAAAGAAATTTATAAGGAAGAAAGCGATTAG
- a CDS encoding nitroreductase family protein has protein sequence MADNSQEILTLKNSIQNRRSVYPVAFTEERVDDSIINEMLEAAKWAPTHKLTQPWRFSVFSEEGLQKLADFQSELYKKLSTERGDFKGKTYEKLKTKPLKCSHIIAIGMKRDPKESVPEVEEIISVACAVQNMWLTASAYKVGCYWSTGGVTYEKEALKFFGLDSEDKLLGFLFIGNTDKKWPQSRRTPITEKVEWIRN, from the coding sequence ATGGCCGACAATAGTCAGGAAATACTTACATTAAAAAATTCTATTCAAAACAGACGTTCTGTATACCCGGTTGCTTTTACAGAAGAGCGCGTAGATGATTCAATTATAAATGAAATGCTGGAGGCAGCTAAATGGGCACCTACTCATAAATTGACACAACCCTGGCGGTTTTCTGTTTTTTCAGAAGAAGGATTACAAAAACTTGCAGATTTTCAGTCAGAACTTTACAAAAAGCTATCAACTGAACGTGGAGATTTTAAAGGAAAAACTTACGAAAAACTTAAAACAAAGCCTTTAAAATGTAGTCATATCATAGCTATCGGCATGAAAAGGGATCCGAAGGAAAGTGTTCCCGAAGTTGAAGAAATAATTTCAGTGGCCTGTGCTGTTCAAAACATGTGGCTAACTGCTTCAGCTTATAAAGTTGGTTGTTACTGGAGTACCGGAGGAGTGACCTATGAAAAAGAGGCATTAAAGTTTTTTGGTCTTGATTCTGAAGACAAACTTCTTGGATTTTTATTTATTGGTAATACTGATAAGAAATGGCCACAAAGCAGACGAACGCCGATAACTGAAAAAGTGGAATGGATAAGAAATTAG
- a CDS encoding ParA family protein has translation MTKIISFISRKGGTGKTTNAINLATMFHSLGHKIALIETDNNYTLNTLRKMELYKTGANEHNLFPIIPSLDENAIEEIEKLKEDGLDYILVDSAGKTTDKNIKKLCIASDVVIVPTSLSPNDLLVTYQTVKDLQPAREFNDNLKILVLPNRIHSQTRKETIAQATEELETIVLGNKVPMKNLFVNFSTILSEKEYLPVAKEILEHV, from the coding sequence ATGACAAAAATAATTTCTTTCATATCTCGTAAAGGGGGAACAGGAAAAACTACTAATGCAATTAATCTTGCAACAATGTTCCACTCCCTGGGCCATAAGATCGCTTTGATCGAAACGGACAACAACTATACTCTTAATACACTGAGAAAAATGGAGTTGTATAAGACCGGAGCCAATGAACATAACCTTTTTCCGATCATTCCATCATTAGATGAAAATGCTATTGAGGAGATCGAAAAATTAAAAGAAGATGGTCTTGATTATATCTTAGTAGATAGTGCGGGTAAAACAACTGATAAAAACATAAAAAAGCTTTGTATTGCTTCTGATGTTGTGATTGTACCAACAAGCCTTTCTCCAAATGACCTTTTGGTCACATATCAAACGGTGAAAGATCTTCAGCCTGCCAGAGAATTTAATGATAACTTAAAAATATTGGTTCTTCCAAACAGGATTCATTCTCAAACAAGAAAAGAAACGATTGCCCAGGCTACAGAAGAACTAGAAACTATCGTATTAGGAAACAAGGTTCCGATGAAGAACCTCTTCGTTAATTTTTCAACAATATTGTCTGAAAAAGAATATTTACCTGTGGCAAAGGAAATTCTGGAACACGTTTAA
- the mfd gene encoding transcription-repair coupling factor: MKASSFLKLYRESSEVNAVAEAIKPNESLNIQLKGISGSLDAVIFSAVFMHNKQNHLLVLHDKEEAAYFHTDLKNFFPDKDILFFPTSYKRPYSFDETENANILRRAEVLNRMNHKSPSGEIIVTYPEALTEKVINKRSLLKNTWTASEGDSVDIETLSELLISYDFERADFVYEAGQFAVRGGIIDIFSFAHDLPFRIELFGDEIDSIRTFDPETQTSQDNVKTLNIIPNVQTRLLEETRQSILEFLPRNLKVWIKDVSQVLDTVDAYYKKATEDFDSVLKQSMGTKVVLDPKDLFEQKTSFLDHLNTYPVIEFGNRFYFDDALAINYESESQPSMNKNFTLLGDTLLDYQQKGYSNFVIAESQRQIERLHNIFDEIDPLIKFEDVTAGIRQGYIDKILQITCFTDHQIFERYHRFKVKDRHSKSKALTLRELYTLQPGDFVTHIDYGIGRFAGLEKVDVGGNEQEAIRLIYRDNDLLYVSIHSIHKISKYSGKEGTPPVVSKLGSQEWDNKKKRVKKKVIDIADDLIQLYAKRKATEGTAFNKDNYLQAELESSFIYQDTPDQAKATADVKSDMEEPHPMDRLVCGDVGFGKTEVAIRAAFKAVNDGKQVAILVPTTILAMQHYHTLSERLKEFPVVIDYINRFRTTKDIKQILKETEEGKVDILIGTHRIVNKDVKFKDIGLLVIDEEQKFGVKVKEKLKEFRVNVDVLTLTATPIPRTLHFSLMGARDLSIIQTPPPNRQPVTTELHTFNEDIIRDAVSYELRRGGQVFFVHNRVNDIESVANIVLKLVPDARIGIAHGQMQGHQLEKAMLRFIEGEYDVLVSTNIIEAGLDIPNANTIIINQAHMFGLSDLHQMRGRVGRSNKKAFCYLLTPPTIGLSTEARKRLSTLEEFSDLGDGFKVAMRDLDIRGAGNLLGSEQSGFITDLGFDTYHKILDEAIQELKEKKYKDLFEKELSEKVKNLVPDSNIETDMEILIPEDYVSNIAERLSLYNQADNLKTQEELDKFERNLRDRFGPLPESVKSLLETVELRWMAQQLGFEKVNLKNGAIKAFCPPSDREEYYNSAIFGSIIGFIQQNPRFCRMKETGKRLVLTIQDVESVSKAKEIMKQMMPQEVETS, translated from the coding sequence GTGAAGGCATCTTCATTCCTTAAATTATACAGAGAAAGCAGCGAAGTAAATGCTGTAGCAGAAGCTATTAAGCCTAATGAGAGTTTAAACATTCAATTAAAAGGCATAAGTGGCAGTCTGGATGCGGTGATTTTTTCTGCAGTATTTATGCACAATAAGCAAAACCACTTGTTGGTATTGCACGATAAGGAGGAGGCTGCCTATTTTCATACCGACCTGAAAAACTTTTTCCCGGATAAAGACATCTTGTTTTTTCCTACCTCATATAAAAGGCCGTATAGTTTTGATGAAACTGAAAATGCAAACATCTTACGACGTGCTGAAGTGTTAAACAGGATGAATCATAAATCTCCTTCCGGAGAAATAATAGTTACCTATCCTGAGGCACTTACCGAAAAAGTAATTAATAAAAGGTCATTACTCAAAAACACGTGGACTGCTTCCGAGGGTGATTCCGTCGACATTGAAACATTAAGTGAATTACTTATCTCCTACGATTTTGAACGGGCAGATTTTGTTTATGAAGCAGGTCAGTTTGCTGTGCGAGGAGGGATTATTGATATTTTTTCTTTTGCACACGACTTACCTTTCAGGATCGAGCTTTTTGGAGATGAGATTGATAGCATAAGAACTTTTGATCCTGAAACTCAAACCTCTCAGGATAATGTTAAGACCTTAAATATTATCCCGAATGTTCAGACCAGGCTTTTAGAAGAAACACGGCAGTCTATCCTCGAGTTTTTACCAAGAAATCTCAAAGTCTGGATAAAAGATGTTTCCCAGGTTTTAGACACTGTCGATGCATATTATAAAAAAGCAACGGAAGATTTTGATAGTGTATTAAAACAATCTATGGGTACTAAGGTTGTTCTCGATCCGAAAGATCTTTTCGAACAAAAAACTTCCTTTCTCGATCACCTTAATACTTATCCTGTAATCGAGTTTGGAAATAGATTTTACTTCGACGATGCACTAGCAATAAATTACGAGTCTGAATCCCAGCCAAGTATGAATAAAAATTTCACCTTGCTTGGAGACACCTTACTGGATTACCAGCAGAAAGGATATTCAAATTTTGTTATTGCAGAATCGCAAAGGCAAATTGAACGTCTTCATAATATTTTTGATGAGATCGACCCTCTAATAAAGTTCGAAGATGTTACTGCAGGCATAAGACAGGGTTATATCGATAAAATTCTTCAAATAACGTGTTTTACAGATCACCAGATATTTGAAAGGTATCACAGGTTTAAAGTAAAAGACAGGCATTCCAAATCAAAAGCATTAACTCTCCGTGAATTGTACACATTACAGCCAGGAGACTTTGTGACGCATATAGACTATGGAATCGGAAGGTTCGCAGGGCTGGAAAAGGTTGATGTAGGCGGAAATGAACAAGAGGCGATCAGGTTGATTTATCGGGATAATGACCTTTTATATGTTTCTATTCACTCGATTCATAAAATATCAAAATATTCAGGTAAAGAAGGAACTCCTCCGGTGGTATCTAAATTAGGGTCTCAGGAGTGGGATAATAAGAAAAAACGGGTGAAGAAAAAGGTTATCGACATAGCTGATGACCTTATTCAATTATATGCTAAGCGAAAAGCAACTGAAGGGACAGCTTTTAATAAGGATAATTATTTACAAGCGGAGCTGGAATCTTCCTTCATTTATCAGGACACGCCCGATCAGGCCAAAGCAACCGCGGATGTAAAGTCTGATATGGAAGAACCTCACCCAATGGACAGGCTTGTTTGTGGAGATGTTGGTTTTGGTAAAACTGAAGTGGCAATCAGAGCAGCGTTTAAAGCAGTGAATGATGGTAAGCAGGTAGCTATTCTGGTTCCAACCACCATTCTGGCAATGCAGCATTATCACACATTATCTGAAAGATTGAAAGAGTTTCCTGTGGTAATTGATTATATCAATAGATTCAGGACGACAAAAGATATTAAACAGATACTGAAAGAAACTGAAGAAGGAAAGGTCGACATTCTAATCGGTACTCACAGAATTGTAAATAAAGATGTTAAATTCAAGGATATTGGACTTCTGGTAATTGATGAGGAGCAAAAATTTGGTGTTAAAGTAAAGGAGAAGTTAAAGGAGTTCAGGGTAAATGTAGATGTGCTAACTCTGACAGCTACTCCGATTCCACGAACCCTGCACTTTTCATTAATGGGAGCCAGGGACTTAAGTATTATCCAGACTCCACCACCAAACAGGCAGCCTGTGACTACTGAGCTTCATACTTTTAATGAAGATATTATCAGGGATGCTGTGAGTTATGAACTTAGAAGAGGAGGACAGGTCTTTTTCGTTCACAACCGGGTAAACGACATCGAATCTGTTGCAAACATTGTATTAAAACTAGTGCCAGATGCAAGAATTGGAATTGCCCATGGTCAGATGCAGGGACATCAGCTGGAAAAAGCAATGCTGAGATTTATAGAGGGAGAATACGATGTGCTGGTATCGACCAATATTATTGAAGCCGGACTTGATATTCCAAACGCCAACACCATCATAATTAACCAGGCCCATATGTTCGGCTTGTCCGATTTGCATCAGATGCGAGGAAGAGTAGGGCGTAGTAATAAAAAGGCATTTTGTTATTTATTAACACCTCCAACAATTGGGCTTTCGACTGAGGCGAGGAAAAGATTAAGTACATTGGAAGAATTTTCTGACCTTGGCGACGGCTTTAAAGTAGCTATGAGAGACCTTGATATTAGAGGAGCCGGAAATTTGCTTGGATCAGAACAAAGTGGGTTTATCACTGATCTTGGATTTGACACTTATCACAAGATTCTGGATGAAGCTATACAAGAACTTAAAGAGAAGAAATATAAGGATCTGTTTGAGAAAGAACTTTCAGAGAAAGTTAAAAACCTGGTTCCTGATTCCAATATCGAGACAGATATGGAAATTCTTATTCCGGAAGATTACGTATCTAATATAGCAGAAAGGCTTAGTCTTTATAACCAGGCTGATAACCTTAAAACACAAGAAGAGCTCGATAAGTTTGAAAGAAACCTGAGAGACCGTTTTGGCCCGTTACCTGAAAGTGTAAAGTCGTTACTTGAAACAGTAGAATTAAGATGGATGGCTCAGCAGCTTGGGTTTGAAAAGGTAAATCTGAAAAATGGCGCGATCAAAGCGTTTTGCCCTCCGTCCGACAGGGAAGAATATTATAATTCAGCAATTTTTGGTTCAATCATTGGGTTTATTCAGCAAAACCCAAGGTTTTGCCGGATGAAGGAAACAGGAAAACGCCTGGTGTTAACAATACAAGATGTTGAATCGGTTTCTAAAGCAAAGGAAATAATGAAACAGATGATGCCTCAGGAAGTCGAGACATCTTAA